A window of Helicobacter anatolicus contains these coding sequences:
- a CDS encoding Mur ligase family protein — translation MGIDLRDFLESKGAEYAPFDPNRAKNIFQTFRDFLSLQCYKIHVIGTNGKGSSGRYLALSLLQQKKKILHFTSPHLLDFNERFYKNGALISDEELKKAHEFLQQFPSVQEASYFEYMTFLALVLAQDVEFFIMEAGLGGEYDSTSCIESDLSIFTSIGIDHQELLGQSLEEIATTKLNAMQKVAILAKQKSQIVGEIARKIAIKKNVKLIEINQEYEKKFQNVLEKIKVGFLQDNFLNAMVAMEFLGFKIPLEPVVLDLCGRFEQIASNVLIDVGHNEDAAYGLQKCLGNQKVVLVYNSYVQKNIEKILEILRKNILRIEILDVNHPRIIQKEELIKILQKLEIPFCSFQKIDTSETYLVFGSFSVVETFLKGGYV, via the coding sequence ATGGGAATAGACTTAAGGGATTTTTTAGAAAGCAAAGGAGCAGAATATGCCCCCTTTGATCCCAATAGGGCGAAAAATATTTTTCAAACATTTAGAGATTTTCTTTCCTTGCAATGCTATAAAATTCATGTTATTGGAACAAATGGCAAGGGTAGCAGTGGAAGATATCTTGCTTTGTCTTTGTTGCAACAAAAAAAGAAAATTTTACATTTTACTTCTCCTCATCTTTTGGATTTTAATGAGAGATTTTATAAAAATGGAGCATTAATTAGCGATGAGGAATTAAAAAAAGCTCATGAGTTTTTACAGCAATTTCCAAGTGTGCAAGAGGCAAGTTATTTTGAATATATGACATTTTTAGCATTGGTTTTAGCTCAAGATGTAGAGTTTTTTATCATGGAAGCAGGACTTGGCGGAGAGTATGATTCTACAAGCTGTATAGAAAGTGATTTAAGTATTTTTACTTCTATAGGTATTGATCATCAAGAGCTTTTGGGACAAAGTTTAGAAGAGATTGCTACTACGAAATTAAATGCTATGCAAAAAGTAGCAATTTTGGCTAAGCAAAAAAGTCAAATAGTAGGGGAAATTGCAAGAAAAATTGCCATAAAAAAGAATGTTAAGCTTATTGAAATTAATCAAGAATATGAAAAAAAATTTCAAAATGTGTTGGAAAAGATTAAAGTAGGATTTTTACAAGATAATTTTTTAAATGCAATGGTAGCAATGGAGTTTTTAGGCTTTAAGATTCCTTTAGAGCCTGTGGTTTTGGATTTGTGTGGCAGATTTGAACAAATTGCTAGTAATGTTTTGATAGATGTGGGACATAATGAAGATGCAGCATATGGGCTTCAGAAATGTTTGGGGAATCAAAAAGTTGTGCTTGTTTATAATTCTTATGTTCAAAAAAATATTGAAAAAATTTTAGAGATTCTAAGAAAAAATATTTTAAGGATTGAAATTTTAGATGTAAATCATCCTAGAATTATTCAAAAAGAAGAATTGATAAAGATTCTTCAGAAATTGGAAATTCCATTTTGTAGTTTTCAAAAAATTGATACTAGCGAAACATATTTGGTTTTTGGTTCTTTTAGCGTTGTGGAAACTTTTTTGAAAGGCGGATATGTATAA
- a CDS encoding DUF2603 domain-containing protein codes for MAKQTKLVEILGANNQAVMQSIDSHTLQLHLSSGEFSKSEPWFLKDEKNQEYVVLPQKVLRNIIMLIRKAHEDRLKVELERDIIMHAPIDFDDVMSVAINRVESLRGKDGSLPNIDSMQIVKEIKEKHPNLFIDLNTNAFVRSL; via the coding sequence ATGGCTAAACAAACAAAGTTAGTTGAAATTTTAGGTGCTAATAATCAGGCGGTAATGCAGTCAATAGATTCCCATACTTTGCAGTTACACTTAAGTAGTGGAGAATTCTCTAAGAGCGAGCCTTGGTTTTTAAAAGATGAAAAAAATCAAGAATATGTTGTATTGCCACAAAAGGTTTTACGTAATATTATTATGCTTATCCGAAAAGCACATGAAGATCGTTTGAAGGTAGAGTTAGAGCGTGATATTATTATGCATGCACCTATAGATTTTGATGATGTGATGAGTGTAGCAATTAATAGAGTAGAATCTTTGCGTGGAAAAGATGGAAGTTTGCCAAATATTGATAGTATGCAGATTGTTAAAGAAATTAAAGAAAAACATCCAAATTTATTTATAGATTTAAATACTAATGCTTTTGTAAGAAGTTTATAA
- a CDS encoding M23 family metallopeptidase: MKNKRLVFMITDHKGSFYFNVSMLVRQISLYILLAIFALIIFIVVSIGVVRTEIKDINNKKNILNQEFRKTIKINTTLNNEITQRMEEINIAGDRVDDLEDIIGVSKSEDAIIESSLLSRIDIANITGAQRAFIMKFIPNGFPLDKYLRISAGFGTRMHPILHILHKHTGVDFSTSLNTPVYATADGVVEFAGMGWNGGYGNLVKITHSFGFKTYYAHLNSIVARNGQFVKKGQIIAYSGNTGVSTGPHLHYEVRFLNNPINALNFAKWNMKNFDFIFDNERIVAWQSLLALINNLMLPSRVVQQQ; this comes from the coding sequence ATGAAAAATAAACGTTTGGTTTTTATGATTACAGATCATAAAGGAAGCTTTTATTTTAATGTTAGTATGCTTGTAAGACAAATTAGTCTTTATATCTTGCTTGCAATTTTTGCTTTGATTATTTTTATTGTAGTTTCTATTGGAGTTGTGCGAACAGAGATAAAAGACATAAATAATAAAAAAAATATTTTAAATCAAGAATTTAGAAAAACTATAAAAATTAATACCACGTTAAATAATGAGATTACTCAAAGAATGGAAGAAATAAATATTGCTGGGGATAGAGTTGATGATTTGGAGGATATTATAGGGGTTTCAAAGTCTGAGGATGCTATAATAGAAAGCAGTCTTTTGAGTAGAATTGATATTGCAAATATTACAGGTGCTCAAAGGGCATTTATTATGAAATTTATTCCTAATGGATTCCCGTTAGATAAATATCTAAGAATTTCAGCAGGTTTTGGCACGAGGATGCATCCCATTTTACATATTTTGCATAAGCATACAGGAGTAGATTTTAGTACAAGTTTAAATACACCTGTTTATGCAACTGCAGATGGTGTTGTAGAATTTGCAGGAATGGGTTGGAATGGTGGATATGGAAATTTGGTAAAAATTACGCATTCTTTTGGTTTTAAAACTTATTATGCGCATTTAAATTCCATTGTGGCGCGTAATGGGCAGTTTGTCAAAAAAGGGCAAATTATTGCTTATAGTGGAAATACAGGTGTTTCTACTGGCCCACATTTGCATTATGAAGTGCGTTTTTTAAATAATCCAATAAATGCCTTGAATTTTGCTAAATGGAATATGAAAAATTTTGATTTTATTTTCGATAATGAAAGGATAGTAGCATGGCAATCTTTACTAGCACTGATCAACAATCTAATGCTCCCATCAAGGGTGGTGCAGCAACAATAA
- a CDS encoding GGDEF domain-containing protein translates to MILRDKLKLIFEELKKIDSSTQDEKVEYFLKLLSKNKIYLQECISPQEKMLQNFEEKSFFSEIAEILKTYSEEKKIETFEDLYYLLKALLSILSDTAAPRIKNRDPILFDLYFNGDAYSLNILRQKWESIANQKKHSFVQRRIASIVARLINITKFQHEASVQRLVSILLEVPENISDDNVLQELELICDDGEKWKKIYNDEKANSFVDAIKNLQDTLNENTQEIEEFNQMRNKIVEQGEEFIAQQKGENLLNIANRFYEKISSLNQFIYKKENHIKDLNEQLYKVTILLQQMEEKTKIDTLTKVYNRCYLEELLWNCEAQFMEEKNNYSVLFFDIDGFKEVNDYYGHLAGDELLSSFADILKNNSRASDIIGRYGGDEFLIIMPKTDLKIAKDVALRICNAVSEEKVTYHDEKLHCSTSIGVVERKDFATKEEMLRKADELLYKAKKNGRNQVQWE, encoded by the coding sequence AAGTAGAGTATTTTTTAAAATTGCTTTCCAAAAATAAAATTTATTTACAAGAATGCATTTCTCCTCAAGAAAAGATGTTGCAAAACTTTGAAGAAAAGAGTTTTTTTTCCGAGATTGCAGAAATACTAAAAACTTATAGTGAAGAAAAAAAGATAGAAACTTTTGAAGATCTTTATTATTTATTAAAAGCATTGCTATCAATTCTTAGTGATACAGCTGCTCCAAGAATTAAAAATCGTGACCCTATTTTATTTGATTTATATTTCAATGGTGATGCATATAGTCTTAATATTTTAAGGCAAAAATGGGAAAGTATTGCTAATCAAAAAAAACATTCTTTTGTGCAAAGACGTATTGCTTCTATTGTTGCTAGATTAATAAATATTACAAAATTTCAACATGAAGCCAGTGTACAAAGATTGGTGAGTATTTTATTAGAAGTTCCTGAAAATATTTCAGATGATAATGTTTTGCAAGAATTGGAATTGATTTGCGATGATGGTGAAAAGTGGAAAAAAATTTATAATGATGAAAAAGCAAATAGTTTTGTAGATGCAATTAAGAATTTGCAGGATACACTAAATGAAAACACGCAAGAAATTGAAGAGTTCAATCAAATGAGAAATAAAATTGTTGAACAAGGTGAGGAGTTTATTGCACAACAAAAAGGAGAAAATCTCTTAAATATTGCGAATCGATTTTATGAAAAAATCAGTTCTTTGAACCAGTTTATTTATAAAAAAGAAAATCATATTAAAGATTTAAATGAGCAATTGTATAAAGTTACAATTTTATTGCAGCAAATGGAAGAAAAAACAAAAATAGATACTTTGACAAAAGTTTATAATCGCTGTTATTTGGAAGAATTATTATGGAATTGTGAAGCACAATTTATGGAAGAAAAAAATAATTATTCTGTATTGTTTTTTGATATTGATGGTTTTAAAGAAGTTAATGATTATTATGGACATTTAGCTGGAGATGAATTGCTTAGTAGTTTTGCAGATATTTTGAAAAACAACTCTAGGGCTTCAGATATTATAGGGCGTTATGGTGGAGATGAGTTCTTGATTATTATGCCAAAAACTGATTTGAAAATCGCAAAAGATGTAGCTCTTAGAATTTGCAATGCGGTTTCTGAAGAAAAAGTTACTTATCATGATGAAAAATTACATTGCTCCACAAGTATTGGTGTTGTAGAGAGAAAAGATTTTGCGACAAAAGAGGAAATGTTAAGAAAGGCTGATGAACTTCTTTATAAAGCTAAGAAGAATGGCAGGAATCAAGTACAATGGGAATAG
- the mfd gene encoding transcription-repair coupling factor, which translates to MQARFYAHLLEKSSTEILLTENDKETQVLWQVAQYCYEKKILQKKPVVLPDFRARMGDDIRSFSEEFLTLLAQLREYYTQESLLITPISSVLYPLPKKELLQPLEIIKKDLYNLEELKQKFVHFGYEVVDIVEMEGEVSFRGDIIDIAIPNGKNYRLSFFDIECESIRTFDLQTQKSNQQELENLKIPPALFSLNQEQYDEILRRIESLDTDSFYKDLFSLGFWCLDSLAEKFLLHKNVVMTPNARDYTQELFERDLQDPYGKDFFMQLPFLKDKKDYADLNIESKNLEYFLQLNADKRIEILVPTQMMQEQFQAQGLYAEVSSLVLNIALPEKYIISLNSYPKTKKKQKPRIAIDELNVGEYVVHTTYGIGIFRGIEQAKILGATRDFIRIDYQGEDSLLLPVENLNTIDRYVAGSGGVPIVDKLGKGNFLKLKEKIKTKLFEIADSIIALAAKRKLIEGKKIDTTLPEILLFKESAGFVLTQDQERSIEEIFTDLKSGQVMDRLLSGDVGFGKTEVAMNAIFAACKNGFQAMMIVPTTLLALQHYHTLKKRLEGLHVVRLDRFVKAAEKRKILDALASGKIDVVVGTHGLLNAVFKNLGLIVIDEEHKFGVKQKESIKSLSKNVHLLSMSATPIPRTLNMALSHIKGMSSLLTPPSERLSTKTFVKEKSDAVIKETILRELRRNGQVFYIYNNIANITNIARDLKELLPQLEIAILHSQIDSNTTEEIMMAFAERRYHLLLCTSIVESGIHLPNANTIIIDGADHFGLADLHQLRGRVGRGDKEGFCYYLIEDKDKITPEASKRLLALEKNSFLGSGAMIAYQDLEIRGGGNLLGEAQSGHIKNIGYSLYLRMLEDAIYQLSGKEQLQEKDVEIKLQVSAYLNPDLINSDTLRLELYRRLSLCKNAESVYEIEREIVDRFGTLDFYTKQFLILILIKIVARDVDITLISNFKKDVTFFFRDNSKKFLSIQDEENLLAEILEFLRKI; encoded by the coding sequence ATGCAAGCTAGATTTTATGCTCATTTATTAGAGAAATCATCTACAGAGATTTTACTCACAGAAAATGATAAAGAAACCCAGGTGCTTTGGCAAGTAGCGCAGTATTGTTATGAAAAAAAGATCCTACAAAAAAAACCAGTGGTTTTACCTGATTTTCGTGCAAGAATGGGAGATGATATTAGGTCTTTTAGTGAAGAATTTTTGACTTTATTGGCGCAATTGAGGGAGTATTATACACAAGAAAGTTTGCTAATTACACCGATTTCTAGTGTACTTTATCCTCTACCAAAAAAGGAATTGCTACAACCTTTAGAAATCATTAAAAAAGATCTTTATAATCTTGAGGAGTTAAAGCAAAAATTTGTGCATTTTGGCTATGAGGTAGTAGATATTGTTGAGATGGAAGGAGAAGTGAGTTTTCGTGGGGATATTATAGATATTGCAATTCCTAATGGAAAAAATTATCGCTTGAGTTTTTTTGATATTGAATGCGAAAGTATTCGCACCTTTGATTTGCAAACTCAAAAAAGTAATCAGCAGGAATTAGAAAATTTAAAAATCCCTCCTGCGTTATTTAGTCTCAATCAAGAGCAGTATGATGAAATATTGCGTAGAATTGAGAGTTTAGATACAGATAGTTTTTATAAGGATTTATTTTCTCTTGGTTTTTGGTGTTTAGATTCTTTAGCTGAAAAGTTTTTATTACATAAAAATGTTGTAATGACACCAAATGCAAGAGATTATACACAAGAACTTTTTGAACGCGATTTGCAAGATCCTTATGGTAAAGATTTTTTTATGCAGTTACCTTTTTTAAAAGATAAGAAAGATTATGCAGATCTTAATATAGAATCAAAAAATTTAGAGTATTTTTTACAACTCAATGCTGATAAACGCATAGAGATTTTAGTGCCTACGCAAATGATGCAAGAGCAGTTTCAAGCACAAGGATTATATGCAGAGGTCTCATCACTTGTTTTAAATATTGCGTTGCCAGAGAAATATATTATTTCTCTTAATTCTTATCCTAAAACCAAGAAAAAACAAAAACCTCGTATTGCTATTGATGAGCTTAATGTGGGCGAGTATGTTGTGCATACCACTTATGGAATTGGTATTTTTCGTGGTATAGAACAGGCAAAAATTTTAGGAGCTACTAGAGATTTTATTCGGATTGATTATCAAGGAGAAGATTCTTTATTATTGCCTGTTGAAAATCTTAATACTATTGATCGTTATGTGGCAGGTTCTGGAGGTGTACCCATTGTTGATAAGTTAGGAAAAGGCAATTTTTTAAAACTTAAAGAAAAAATCAAAACAAAACTTTTTGAAATTGCTGATTCTATTATTGCTTTAGCAGCCAAAAGAAAACTTATTGAAGGTAAAAAAATTGATACAACATTGCCTGAAATTTTGCTTTTTAAGGAGAGTGCTGGTTTTGTTTTAACGCAAGATCAAGAAAGAAGTATTGAAGAGATTTTTACAGATCTTAAGAGTGGTCAAGTAATGGATCGACTTTTGAGTGGGGATGTAGGATTTGGTAAGACTGAAGTAGCGATGAATGCAATTTTTGCAGCTTGTAAAAATGGATTCCAAGCAATGATGATTGTGCCTACAACTTTATTAGCATTGCAGCATTATCATACTTTGAAGAAAAGATTGGAGGGACTACATGTCGTTCGATTAGATCGTTTTGTTAAGGCTGCTGAAAAAAGAAAGATTTTAGATGCTTTAGCAAGCGGAAAAATTGATGTGGTAGTAGGGACACATGGATTATTAAATGCGGTGTTTAAAAATCTTGGGTTGATTGTAATTGATGAGGAGCATAAATTTGGTGTTAAGCAAAAAGAAAGTATTAAATCTTTGAGTAAAAATGTGCACCTTTTAAGTATGTCTGCTACACCAATCCCCAGAACGCTTAATATGGCATTATCACATATTAAGGGTATGAGCAGTTTGCTTACCCCACCTAGCGAACGCTTAAGTACTAAAACTTTTGTAAAAGAAAAAAGCGATGCGGTAATTAAAGAAACTATTTTGCGAGAATTAAGACGCAATGGACAAGTATTTTATATTTATAACAATATTGCAAACATTACAAATATTGCAAGAGATTTGAAGGAATTGTTACCACAACTTGAAATTGCAATTTTGCATTCCCAAATTGATTCTAATACGACAGAAGAAATCATGATGGCCTTTGCAGAGAGGAGGTATCATTTATTACTTTGTACTTCTATTGTAGAATCTGGAATCCATCTTCCTAATGCTAACACAATTATTATTGATGGGGCAGATCATTTTGGTTTGGCAGATTTGCATCAGCTTAGAGGTCGTGTAGGTAGAGGAGATAAAGAGGGTTTTTGTTATTATCTCATTGAAGATAAAGATAAAATTACTCCAGAGGCTTCAAAAAGATTACTTGCATTAGAAAAAAATTCATTTTTAGGTAGTGGTGCTATGATTGCCTATCAAGATTTAGAAATTAGAGGAGGGGGGAATTTATTAGGTGAAGCACAAAGCGGACATATTAAAAATATTGGTTATAGTCTTTATCTCCGTATGCTTGAAGATGCAATTTACCAACTTAGTGGGAAGGAACAATTGCAAGAGAAAGATGTAGAAATTAAGTTACAAGTATCTGCTTATCTTAATCCTGATTTGATTAATAGTGATACTTTGAGACTTGAGCTTTATCGAAGATTATCATTGTGTAAAAATGCAGAATCTGTTTATGAAATTGAAAGAGAAATTGTAGATAGGTTTGGGACATTGGATTTTTATACCAAGCAGTTTTTGATTCTTATTTTGATAAAAATTGTGGCACGAGATGTGGATATTACATTGATTTCAAATTTCAAAAAAGATGTAACATTTTTCTTTAGAGATAATTCTAAAAAGTTTTTAAGTATTCAGGATGAGGAAAATTTATTAGCTGAGATTTTAGAGTTTTTGAGAAAAATCTAA
- the argF gene encoding ornithine carbamoyltransferase, whose amino-acid sequence MKHFLTLRDYQQADIIEIIKLAIAIKKDYKENKERNDMHKKILGMIFEKNSTRTRVSFEAGIYQLGGNGIFLSGKEIQLSRGESIADTARVISSMVDMIVIRTFEHERLEEFAKFSYVPVINGLSDLYHPVQVIADYLTMIENGIFVKGSFDAAYKQDPRVVYVGDGNNMTHSWLLLAAIMGFEINIACPRGYMPKQEILEYAQKISTKDIRIYEDPNEAIRGCNVVVTDTWVSMGQEEQKEEKKKIFKDYCVDYAKMELADKEAIFLHCLPAYRGQEVSEEVLEGRQSRVFQEAENRLHAQKGIMVWLNKQS is encoded by the coding sequence ATGAAACATTTTTTAACTTTAAGGGATTATCAACAAGCTGATATTATCGAAATTATTAAGCTTGCTATCGCAATCAAAAAAGATTATAAAGAAAATAAAGAGCGTAATGATATGCACAAAAAGATTCTAGGAATGATTTTTGAAAAAAATTCTACTAGAACGCGTGTAAGCTTTGAAGCAGGAATTTATCAGCTTGGTGGAAATGGGATCTTTTTATCAGGTAAGGAAATTCAGCTTAGTAGAGGAGAAAGTATCGCAGATACCGCAAGGGTGATTAGTTCGATGGTAGATATGATTGTAATTCGTACTTTTGAACATGAAAGACTAGAAGAGTTTGCAAAATTTTCATATGTCCCTGTGATTAATGGATTGAGTGATTTATATCATCCTGTGCAGGTAATAGCAGATTATCTCACTATGATTGAAAATGGAATTTTTGTAAAAGGGAGTTTTGATGCAGCATATAAGCAAGATCCGCGTGTGGTTTATGTGGGTGATGGAAATAATATGACACATTCTTGGTTGTTATTAGCTGCAATTATGGGATTTGAGATTAATATTGCTTGTCCAAGAGGATATATGCCAAAACAAGAAATTTTGGAATATGCACAAAAAATTAGTACCAAAGATATTCGTATTTATGAAGATCCTAATGAGGCAATTAGGGGGTGTAATGTTGTTGTAACAGATACTTGGGTGTCTATGGGGCAAGAAGAACAGAAGGAAGAAAAAAAGAAAATTTTTAAGGATTATTGTGTTGATTATGCTAAGATGGAATTAGCAGATAAAGAAGCGATATTCTTACATTGTTTGCCAGCATATCGTGGGCAAGAGGTAAGTGAAGAAGTTTTAGAAGGAAGACAAAGTCGAGTATTTCAAGAAGCAGAAAATAGATTACATGCACAAAAAGGAATTATGGTATGGCTAAACAAACAAAGTTAG
- a CDS encoding M23 family metallopeptidase, giving the protein MYNKLVVTIVDEKGSKQFKVHRYIKKIIFWGIFGFIFIIIGAFFFMKFLMQTIEDVAMEQNIAISEYRYIYQQNEELKERIQKKTNELNVIHQRIGDLENIIDTQKNKQQIDRFEEVDLKSLDDAQKDLILNLVPNGDPIKDFFSKSKTYSKEKNKSKEALAIFYKINPKTPVYAASDGVVETIIRGQKKNFGNGNTAKLNHLFGFNSWYKHLDEIVVKRGEFVKKGELIGYAGSYGDGLYYEISFLNKLLSAEKFTLWGMDNFDEIILNENKVDWKSLVWIIQDILKLQDYQNPYYEKVYEK; this is encoded by the coding sequence ATGTATAATAAACTTGTTGTGACTATTGTAGATGAAAAGGGGTCAAAGCAATTTAAAGTACATCGCTATATTAAAAAAATTATTTTTTGGGGAATTTTTGGTTTTATTTTTATTATTATTGGTGCATTTTTTTTTATGAAATTTTTAATGCAGACGATTGAAGATGTTGCGATGGAGCAAAATATTGCAATTTCAGAGTATCGCTATATTTATCAACAAAATGAAGAGCTAAAAGAGAGAATCCAAAAAAAAACTAATGAACTCAATGTGATTCATCAAAGGATTGGAGATCTTGAAAATATTATTGATACGCAAAAAAATAAGCAACAAATTGATAGGTTTGAAGAAGTTGATCTCAAGAGTTTAGATGATGCACAAAAAGATCTTATTTTAAATCTCGTGCCAAATGGCGATCCTATCAAGGATTTTTTTAGTAAAAGTAAAACTTATTCTAAAGAAAAAAATAAAAGTAAAGAAGCTTTAGCAATATTTTATAAAATCAATCCAAAAACTCCAGTTTACGCTGCTTCTGATGGTGTTGTAGAAACTATTATAAGGGGACAGAAAAAAAATTTTGGTAATGGTAATACAGCTAAGCTTAATCATCTCTTTGGTTTTAATTCTTGGTATAAACATTTAGATGAGATTGTAGTTAAGCGTGGAGAATTTGTAAAAAAAGGAGAATTGATTGGATATGCAGGAAGTTATGGAGATGGTTTATATTATGAAATATCTTTTTTAAATAAACTTTTGTCAGCAGAAAAATTTACATTATGGGGAATGGATAATTTTGATGAAATAATTTTAAATGAAAATAAAGTGGACTGGAAAAGTCTTGTGTGGATTATTCAAGATATTTTAAAACTTCAAGATTATCAAAATCCCTATTACGAGAAAGTTTATGAAAAATAA
- a CDS encoding bactofilin family protein: MAIFTSTDQQSNAPIKGGAATIIAQGTKIKGDMHIDCHLHIDGDFEGNIYSKNTVMIGKTGNVLGNIFAQKLIVNGKFNGVTESSVVEILPTGRIEGRVITPEFVIERKGVFVGESKIVDKNKDREKEKVEK; the protein is encoded by the coding sequence ATGGCAATCTTTACTAGCACTGATCAACAATCTAATGCTCCCATCAAGGGTGGTGCAGCAACAATAATTGCACAAGGAACAAAAATTAAAGGCGATATGCATATAGATTGTCATTTGCATATTGATGGAGATTTTGAGGGTAATATTTATTCTAAAAATACCGTCATGATTGGTAAAACAGGTAATGTACTTGGAAATATTTTTGCACAAAAATTGATTGTAAATGGAAAATTTAATGGTGTTACCGAAAGTAGTGTGGTAGAAATTTTACCAACAGGAAGAATTGAGGGTAGGGTTATTACACCAGAGTTTGTGATTGAACGCAAGGGTGTATTTGTAGGTGAAAGCAAAATTGTGGATAAAAATAAAGACAGAGAAAAAGAAAAAGTGGAGAAGTAA